A genomic segment from Halorubrum depositum encodes:
- the gyrB gene encoding DNA topoisomerase (ATP-hydrolyzing) subunit B, whose amino-acid sequence MSEQSEYGAGQIQVLEGLQAVRKRPAMYIGSTDGRGLHHLVYEVVDNSIDEALAGHCDEITVTIHDDGSVSVSDDGRGIPVDTHEKYDRPALEVIMTVLHAGGKFDSKSYQVSGGLHGVGVSVVNALSERLEVEVKRDGGVYRHEFARGEPVEGGFERVRDMERGEDTGTYIRFWPDGDIFETDEFEFSTLASRLRELAFLNSGVAITLADERDADGDADDAGDERTFRYDGGIREFVAYLNETRTPIHEEVIYFADEQDDIHVEVAMQATEELQGSVHAFANNINTREGGTHLTGFKTALTRTVNDYANEHGLVDDLDANLKGEDVREGLTAVISVKHPDPQFEGQTKTKLGNSEVRGIVESATHEKLGTFFEENPDTARKVVHKAAEAARARKAAKKAEELTRRKSALESTALPGKLADCQTRDPTEAELFVVEGDSAGGSAKQGRNRENQAILPLKGKILNVEKHRLDRILENDEIRALITAIGAGIGEEFDIDDARYNKIILMTDADVDGAHIRTLLLTLLYRHMKPLLEAGYVYAAQPPLYRVRYRGETYDAMTEAERDRIVEEECDGNPDQVQRFKGLGEMNPDQLWDTTMDPENRILKQINIDDAAAADRMFNVLMGDAVEPRKQFIKEHATEAEWVDI is encoded by the coding sequence ATGTCAGAGCAGAGTGAATACGGAGCCGGCCAGATACAGGTCTTAGAGGGCCTACAGGCCGTCCGTAAACGTCCGGCGATGTATATCGGGTCCACGGACGGTCGAGGGTTACACCACCTCGTCTACGAGGTCGTCGACAACTCCATCGACGAGGCCCTCGCGGGCCACTGCGACGAGATCACCGTCACGATCCACGACGACGGCTCGGTCAGCGTCAGCGACGACGGGCGCGGCATCCCGGTCGACACCCACGAGAAGTACGACCGGCCGGCGCTCGAAGTGATCATGACCGTCCTCCACGCAGGCGGGAAGTTCGACTCCAAGTCCTACCAGGTCTCCGGCGGTCTCCACGGCGTCGGCGTCAGCGTCGTCAACGCGCTCTCCGAGCGGCTGGAGGTCGAGGTAAAACGCGACGGCGGCGTCTACCGCCACGAGTTCGCCCGCGGCGAACCCGTCGAGGGCGGGTTCGAGCGCGTCCGCGACATGGAGCGCGGCGAGGACACCGGGACGTACATCCGCTTCTGGCCCGACGGCGACATCTTCGAGACCGACGAGTTCGAGTTCTCGACGCTCGCCAGCCGCCTGCGCGAGCTCGCCTTCCTCAACTCCGGCGTCGCCATCACGCTCGCCGACGAGCGCGACGCGGACGGCGACGCCGACGACGCGGGCGACGAGCGGACGTTCCGCTACGACGGCGGCATCCGCGAGTTCGTCGCGTACCTCAACGAGACGCGGACGCCGATCCACGAGGAGGTCATCTACTTCGCCGACGAGCAGGACGACATCCACGTCGAGGTCGCGATGCAGGCGACCGAGGAGCTGCAGGGCTCGGTCCACGCGTTCGCGAACAACATCAACACCCGCGAGGGCGGCACCCACCTCACCGGGTTCAAGACCGCCCTCACTCGGACCGTCAACGACTACGCCAACGAGCACGGGCTCGTCGACGACCTCGACGCGAACCTGAAGGGCGAGGACGTCCGAGAGGGGCTCACGGCCGTCATCTCCGTGAAACACCCCGACCCGCAGTTCGAGGGGCAGACGAAGACGAAGCTCGGCAACAGCGAGGTCCGCGGCATCGTCGAGTCCGCGACCCACGAGAAGCTCGGCACGTTCTTCGAGGAGAACCCCGACACCGCCCGAAAGGTCGTCCACAAGGCCGCCGAGGCCGCGCGGGCGCGCAAGGCGGCGAAGAAGGCCGAGGAGCTCACCCGCCGGAAGTCCGCGCTGGAGTCGACGGCGCTGCCCGGCAAGCTCGCCGACTGCCAGACCCGTGACCCGACCGAGGCGGAGCTGTTCGTCGTCGAGGGCGACTCCGCGGGCGGCTCGGCCAAGCAGGGCCGAAACCGTGAAAATCAGGCGATCCTCCCGCTCAAAGGCAAGATCCTCAACGTCGAGAAACACCGGCTCGACCGCATCCTCGAGAACGACGAGATCCGCGCGCTGATCACCGCGATCGGCGCGGGGATCGGCGAGGAGTTCGACATCGACGACGCCCGCTACAACAAGATCATCCTGATGACGGACGCCGACGTCGACGGCGCGCACATCCGGACGCTCCTCTTGACCCTCCTCTACCGCCACATGAAGCCCCTGCTGGAGGCGGGCTACGTGTACGCCGCCCAGCCGCCACTCTACCGCGTCCGCTACCGCGGCGAGACGTACGACGCGATGACGGAGGCGGAGCGCGACCGGATCGTCGAGGAGGAGTGCGACGGGAACCCGGACCAGGTCCAGCGGTTCAAGGGCCTCGGCGAGATGAACCCCGACCAGCTGTGGGACACGACGATGGATCCGGA
- a CDS encoding iron-containing alcohol dehydrogenase family protein has product MLPIADAFEHDYRGCEILYGRGRASDLSAVLGDRGLGDALVVCGSNVGANDDLMDPIREGLGDRLAGVFDGTTPDKRVETAYDLLDKRAEVGADALVAVGGGSSLDIARQAAMLDVDGRDLAELRADAAAGPDALGSLAPGSDPSLPVVVIPTTFAGADLSTGGSLEVLPADESPTGQPLTVSGDGPMPAVDLADPALFETTPTSVLAGSAMNGFDKGIETPYASDATPVSDAAAVHGLRLLSDALPRVAGDRPESEAAVDRAVVGALLVQLDRRISVIHAFGHGFARRYDVQQGDVHAAVAPHVLAYLFDEVDASRRALAVGLGVDTDGRGDDAVAEDVVAAVASVRDALPVPERLRDLPGTAERDLPAIAEYVADDWCMDRAPDGLDATPEAIEGVLRSAW; this is encoded by the coding sequence ATGTTACCGATCGCGGACGCATTCGAGCACGACTACCGGGGCTGTGAGATCCTGTACGGACGCGGTCGCGCGAGCGACCTGAGCGCGGTCCTCGGCGACCGGGGACTCGGCGACGCGCTCGTCGTCTGCGGCTCCAACGTCGGCGCCAACGACGACCTGATGGACCCGATCCGCGAGGGGCTCGGCGACCGGCTCGCGGGCGTCTTCGACGGCACGACCCCGGACAAGCGGGTCGAGACGGCGTACGACCTCCTCGATAAGCGCGCCGAGGTCGGCGCGGACGCCCTCGTCGCGGTCGGCGGCGGGAGCAGCCTCGATATCGCCCGACAGGCGGCGATGCTCGACGTCGACGGCCGCGACCTCGCGGAGCTCCGCGCCGACGCGGCGGCGGGACCCGACGCGCTCGGGTCGCTCGCGCCCGGAAGCGACCCCTCGCTCCCGGTCGTCGTGATCCCGACGACGTTCGCCGGCGCGGACCTCTCGACCGGCGGCTCGCTGGAGGTGCTCCCGGCCGACGAGTCGCCCACGGGTCAGCCGCTGACCGTCAGCGGCGACGGGCCGATGCCGGCCGTCGACCTCGCCGACCCGGCGCTGTTCGAGACGACCCCGACGTCGGTGCTCGCGGGATCGGCGATGAACGGCTTCGACAAGGGGATCGAGACGCCGTACGCGAGCGACGCGACCCCTGTGAGCGACGCTGCCGCGGTCCACGGACTCCGGCTTCTCTCCGACGCGCTTCCGCGGGTCGCCGGAGACCGGCCGGAGAGCGAGGCCGCCGTGGACCGCGCCGTGGTCGGCGCGCTACTCGTCCAGCTCGACCGGCGGATCTCGGTGATCCACGCGTTCGGTCACGGGTTCGCGCGCCGCTACGACGTCCAGCAGGGCGACGTCCACGCGGCCGTCGCCCCGCACGTCCTCGCGTACCTCTTCGACGAGGTCGACGCGAGCCGCCGGGCGCTCGCGGTCGGCCTCGGCGTCGACACAGACGGCCGCGGCGACGACGCGGTCGCCGAGGACGTCGTCGCGGCCGTCGCCTCGGTCCGCGACGCGCTCCCGGTGCCCGAGCGCCTCCGCGATCTCCCGGGGACAGCGGAGCGCGATCTCCCCGCGATCGCCGAGTACGTCGCCGACGACTGGTGTATGGACCGCGCGCCCGACGGCCTCGACGCGACGCCGGAGGCGATCGAGGGCGTGTTGCGCTCGGCCTGGTAG
- a CDS encoding carboxypeptidase regulatory-like domain-containing protein: MNVSRSALVVAAVLFVAVAATGGAVGQSADPVTLTVSVVDQDGDAVGGATVEGSWETESGETGSASGSTASNGQVLLDVPEGSTVELDVDDDTYVRNRPLEIENATARGVELGVTRSGTATVSVVDDRNRSQADARVVVREDGRSVDRGETGSDGVYETVRLERGTYNVTVVKPGYYETEREVTVSLNTETTVAIERGTVTLDVRALDDHFDPPEPIETGAVRVSSSVFDGEVSVTEGTASLNVPVNAAYTVEVVKDGYDASSERIRVRESAASVNATAQRTPALSVTPANERVLVGETTRVTVRNAYDEPVSGVTVEVDGDEVGETDERGEIDVPISSAGDRTIVARDGDVESEPATVEGVETADEADGNDTDGNGTDGDDAGATDDGAPGFGVVAAVLALLAAAGAAGRLRDR, translated from the coding sequence ATGAACGTTTCACGTTCGGCGCTCGTCGTCGCAGCGGTACTGTTCGTCGCGGTCGCCGCGACCGGCGGCGCGGTCGGTCAGAGCGCCGATCCGGTGACGCTCACCGTCTCGGTCGTCGATCAGGACGGCGACGCCGTCGGCGGCGCGACCGTCGAGGGGTCGTGGGAGACCGAATCGGGCGAGACGGGGAGCGCGTCCGGCTCGACGGCGAGCAACGGACAAGTGCTCCTCGACGTTCCGGAGGGATCGACCGTCGAGCTGGACGTCGACGACGACACGTACGTCCGGAACCGGCCGCTCGAGATCGAGAACGCGACCGCGAGAGGCGTCGAGCTCGGCGTCACTCGGAGCGGGACCGCGACGGTGTCGGTCGTCGACGACCGGAACCGGTCGCAGGCCGACGCGAGAGTGGTCGTCCGCGAGGACGGGCGGTCCGTCGACCGCGGCGAGACCGGCTCGGACGGGGTCTACGAGACGGTTCGCCTCGAGCGGGGCACGTACAACGTCACGGTCGTGAAGCCCGGCTACTACGAGACGGAGCGCGAGGTGACGGTGTCGCTGAACACGGAGACGACGGTCGCGATCGAGCGGGGGACCGTGACGCTCGACGTCCGCGCCCTCGACGACCACTTCGACCCGCCCGAGCCGATCGAGACGGGAGCGGTCCGGGTCTCGTCGTCGGTGTTCGACGGCGAGGTGAGCGTGACCGAGGGGACGGCCTCGCTCAACGTCCCCGTGAACGCGGCGTACACGGTCGAAGTGGTCAAGGACGGGTACGACGCCTCGTCCGAGCGGATCCGTGTGCGGGAGTCCGCGGCGAGCGTGAACGCCACGGCCCAGCGGACCCCCGCGCTCTCCGTCACGCCGGCGAACGAGCGCGTGCTCGTCGGCGAGACGACGCGCGTGACGGTGCGGAACGCGTACGACGAGCCGGTGTCCGGCGTCACGGTCGAGGTCGACGGCGACGAGGTCGGCGAGACCGACGAGCGCGGTGAGATCGACGTGCCGATCTCGTCCGCCGGGGACCGGACGATCGTCGCGCGCGACGGGGACGTCGAGTCCGAACCGGCGACGGTCGAGGGCGTCGAGACCGCGGACGAGGCGGACGGGAACGACACCGACGGAAACGGTACGGACGGCGACGACGCGGGGGCCACCGACGACGGCGCGCCCGGCTTCGGCGTCGTCGCCGCGGTCCTCGCCCTGCTCGCCGCGGCCGGCGCCGCGGGTCGGCTTCGGGACCGGTGA
- the ileS gene encoding isoleucine--tRNA ligase: MEQIDDQYAPADVESAVDEYWDDVDAYESAKEAHADDPPFFFVDGPPYTSGQMHLGTAWNKTLKDAIIRHKRMTGHRVTDRPGYDMHGLPIEVKVEEELGFENKRDIEEYGMEAFIEKCKQFALQNRAAMDEDFESIGVWMDWDDPYETISPEYMEAAWWAFSEVADNGLVEQGKRSISQCPRCETGLANNEVEYEDVEDPSIYVKFPLADREGSLVIWTTTPWTIPANTFVAVDEDLAYNAVRAERDGEEELLYVAEECVEDVLQEGRYESYEVEAELTGAELVGWAYDHPLADRVADYPDFEGAGRVYAADYVEADRTGLVHSAPGHGEEDFHRGSELGLDIFCPVGPNGEFTEAAGEYAGQFVRDANDDIIDDLVADGHMLAHGTVDHSYGHCWRCDTGIIQLVTDQWFISITDVKEDLLDNMEESEWHPQWARDNRFRDFIEDAPDWNVSRQRYWGVPIPIWVPEGADAGNLDEDMIVIGTREELAERVEEDVDPESIDLHRPAVDDLTIVEDGVTYRRVEDVFDVWLDSSVASWGTLGYPSNEDAHDELWPADLIVEAHDQTRGWFWSQLGMGTAAVGEIPYEEVLMHGFANDEDGRKMSKSVGNIVTPEEAIERAGRDPLRTYLLSHDQQGVDLAFEWDGLGELQGKLNILWNVFRFPLEYMELDGYDPAEADLSDGELELVDEWVLSRLQSVETEVTEAWADYRVSDAVNAVIEFVTQDVSRFYVKAVRDRMWEEADSASKRGAYATLATVLDEVVRMLAPIAPYMTERMYQTLDGEAATVHQLDYPEPDDGLRDPDLERDVAVLRDVEEAAANARQQAGRKLRWPVPRVVVESDDGEVTAAVERLADLIGERVNAREVTVTDAFNELVETAEPQMAEIGPAFGADAQKVMDAVQGATRAAVEGGAVTVDGEPVDLDDAMVEYVAEPPENVSGVDFEGGTVYVDTSLTPEIESEGYARDVIRRIQEMRKELDLDVEARIRVGVDVDDDRIAGFVDDHADLIAGEVRADEWLDDPSDAAADEDGLVEEWDVEDVVVTIGIEPVA; encoded by the coding sequence ATGGAGCAGATCGACGACCAGTACGCGCCGGCCGACGTCGAGTCGGCGGTCGACGAGTACTGGGACGACGTGGACGCCTACGAGTCGGCAAAGGAGGCGCACGCCGACGACCCGCCCTTCTTCTTCGTGGACGGGCCGCCGTACACCTCCGGGCAGATGCACCTCGGCACGGCGTGGAACAAGACGCTGAAGGACGCGATCATCCGCCACAAGCGGATGACCGGCCACCGCGTCACCGACCGCCCGGGCTACGACATGCACGGGCTCCCGATCGAGGTGAAAGTCGAGGAGGAGCTCGGCTTCGAGAACAAGCGAGACATCGAGGAGTACGGGATGGAGGCGTTCATCGAGAAGTGCAAGCAGTTCGCCTTACAGAACCGCGCGGCGATGGACGAGGACTTCGAGTCCATCGGCGTCTGGATGGACTGGGACGACCCGTACGAGACCATCTCGCCGGAGTACATGGAGGCCGCGTGGTGGGCGTTCTCCGAGGTCGCCGACAACGGGCTCGTCGAGCAGGGGAAACGCTCCATCTCGCAGTGCCCGCGCTGCGAGACCGGGCTCGCCAACAACGAGGTCGAGTACGAGGACGTCGAGGACCCCTCGATCTACGTGAAGTTCCCGCTCGCCGACCGCGAGGGGAGCCTCGTCATCTGGACGACGACGCCGTGGACGATCCCCGCGAACACCTTCGTCGCCGTCGACGAGGACCTTGCGTACAACGCCGTCCGCGCCGAGCGGGACGGCGAGGAGGAGCTGCTGTACGTCGCCGAGGAGTGCGTCGAGGACGTCCTGCAGGAGGGGCGCTACGAGAGCTACGAGGTCGAGGCCGAGCTGACGGGCGCGGAGCTCGTCGGCTGGGCGTACGACCACCCGCTCGCCGACCGCGTCGCCGACTACCCCGACTTCGAGGGCGCCGGTCGGGTGTACGCCGCCGACTACGTGGAGGCCGACCGCACCGGGCTGGTCCACTCCGCGCCGGGCCACGGGGAGGAGGACTTCCACCGCGGCAGCGAGCTGGGGCTCGACATCTTCTGCCCCGTCGGCCCCAACGGCGAGTTCACCGAGGCGGCCGGCGAGTACGCCGGCCAGTTCGTGCGCGACGCCAACGACGACATCATCGACGACCTGGTCGCCGACGGCCACATGCTCGCGCACGGCACCGTCGACCACAGCTACGGCCACTGCTGGCGCTGTGACACCGGGATCATCCAGCTGGTCACCGACCAGTGGTTCATCTCGATCACCGACGTCAAGGAGGACCTCCTCGACAACATGGAGGAGTCCGAGTGGCACCCGCAGTGGGCCCGCGACAACCGCTTCCGCGACTTCATCGAGGACGCCCCCGACTGGAACGTCTCCCGCCAGCGCTACTGGGGCGTCCCGATCCCCATCTGGGTTCCCGAAGGCGCCGACGCCGGGAACCTCGACGAGGACATGATCGTGATCGGCACCCGCGAGGAGCTCGCCGAGCGCGTCGAGGAGGACGTCGACCCCGAGTCGATCGACCTCCACCGCCCGGCCGTCGACGACCTGACGATCGTCGAGGACGGCGTCACGTACCGCCGGGTCGAGGACGTGTTCGACGTGTGGCTCGACTCCTCGGTCGCCAGCTGGGGCACGCTCGGGTACCCCTCGAACGAGGACGCCCACGACGAGCTGTGGCCCGCCGACCTCATCGTCGAGGCGCACGACCAGACCCGCGGCTGGTTCTGGTCGCAGCTCGGCATGGGGACCGCCGCGGTCGGCGAGATCCCCTACGAGGAGGTGCTGATGCACGGGTTCGCCAACGACGAGGACGGCCGCAAGATGTCGAAGTCGGTCGGCAACATCGTCACCCCCGAGGAGGCGATCGAGCGCGCCGGCCGCGACCCGCTCCGCACCTACCTCCTCTCCCACGACCAGCAGGGCGTCGACCTCGCGTTCGAGTGGGACGGGCTCGGCGAGCTCCAGGGGAAGCTCAACATCCTCTGGAACGTGTTCCGCTTCCCGCTGGAGTACATGGAGCTCGACGGCTACGACCCCGCCGAGGCCGACCTCTCGGACGGCGAGCTCGAACTCGTCGACGAGTGGGTGCTCTCCCGGCTCCAGTCGGTCGAGACCGAGGTGACCGAGGCGTGGGCCGACTACCGCGTCAGCGACGCCGTCAACGCGGTGATCGAGTTCGTCACGCAGGACGTCTCGCGGTTCTACGTGAAGGCCGTCCGCGACCGGATGTGGGAGGAGGCGGACTCCGCCTCGAAGCGCGGCGCCTACGCGACGCTCGCGACCGTCCTCGACGAGGTGGTCAGGATGCTCGCGCCGATCGCGCCGTACATGACCGAGCGGATGTACCAGACGCTCGACGGCGAGGCCGCGACCGTCCACCAGCTCGACTACCCCGAGCCGGACGACGGGCTCCGCGACCCGGACCTCGAGCGCGACGTGGCCGTCCTCCGCGACGTCGAGGAGGCCGCGGCGAACGCCCGCCAGCAGGCCGGGCGCAAGCTCCGGTGGCCCGTGCCGCGCGTCGTCGTCGAGAGCGACGACGGGGAGGTGACCGCCGCCGTCGAGCGCCTCGCCGACCTGATCGGCGAGCGCGTCAACGCCCGCGAGGTGACCGTCACCGACGCGTTCAACGAGCTCGTCGAGACCGCCGAACCGCAGATGGCCGAGATCGGTCCCGCCTTCGGCGCCGACGCCCAGAAGGTGATGGACGCGGTGCAGGGCGCGACGCGCGCGGCGGTCGAGGGCGGCGCGGTGACCGTCGACGGCGAGCCGGTCGACCTCGACGACGCGATGGTCGAGTACGTCGCCGAACCCCCGGAGAACGTCTCCGGCGTCGACTTCGAGGGCGGCACCGTCTACGTCGACACGTCGCTCACTCCTGAGATCGAGTCGGAGGGATACGCCCGCGACGTGATCCGCCGGATCCAGGAGATGCGCAAGGAGCTCGACTTGGACGTCGAGGCCCGGATCCGCGTCGGCGTCGACGTCGACGACGACCGGATCGCCGGCTTCGTCGACGACCACGCCGACCTGATCGCCGGCGAGGTGCGCGCCGACGAGTGGCTCGACGACCCGAGCGACGCCGCCGCCGACGAGGACGGCCTCGTCGAGGAGTGGGACGTCGAGGACGTCGTCGTGACGATCGGGATCGAGCCGGTCGCGTAG
- a CDS encoding GNAT family N-acetyltransferase yields the protein MHVRAARPDDAEALRTAVSRAREATVFDDIGSPLLDVSAAGVREAAAEAEWSFLMEDDDGPVGVAIAHPDAEGPEAELLALWVHPSHAGEGVAADLLARVASSVTDRGVDTLRASVPADSPGAQEFFAAHGFSPRGTRRGPAGDESIVVVDASDLR from the coding sequence ATGCATGTCCGGGCGGCGCGGCCCGACGACGCGGAGGCGCTGCGAACGGCGGTCTCGCGGGCGCGCGAGGCGACCGTCTTCGACGACATCGGATCCCCTCTCCTGGACGTGTCCGCCGCCGGCGTCCGCGAGGCCGCCGCGGAGGCGGAGTGGTCGTTCCTGATGGAGGACGACGACGGCCCGGTCGGCGTCGCCATCGCGCACCCCGACGCCGAGGGGCCGGAGGCGGAGCTGCTCGCGCTGTGGGTCCACCCCAGCCACGCGGGCGAGGGCGTCGCCGCCGACCTGCTCGCGCGCGTCGCGTCGTCGGTGACCGACCGCGGCGTCGACACGCTCCGGGCGAGCGTCCCCGCCGACAGCCCCGGCGCACAGGAGTTCTTCGCCGCGCACGGGTTCAGCCCCCGCGGCACCCGCCGCGGGCCCGCCGGCGACGAGTCGATCGTCGTCGTCGACGCGAGCGACCTGCGGTAA
- the lrpA1 gene encoding HTH-type transcriptional regulator LrpA1, protein MSTVSTEERILSVLEEDAQASCAEIAERADVSKPTVRKYIDRLEERGVIVGYSAEIDPKKLSSQSIAMVGMDVDSGKYVGATRQLKELDEVQALYTSSGDHMLMAEVRAGDGDELGDVISEKLLAIDGVTAAHPSFLQERLK, encoded by the coding sequence ATGAGCACGGTATCGACGGAGGAACGGATCCTGTCGGTGTTAGAGGAGGACGCGCAGGCCTCCTGTGCGGAGATCGCCGAGCGCGCCGACGTCTCGAAGCCGACGGTGCGGAAGTACATCGACCGGCTGGAAGAGCGGGGCGTGATCGTCGGCTATTCCGCGGAGATAGACCCGAAGAAGCTCTCGTCGCAGTCGATCGCCATGGTGGGGATGGACGTCGACTCCGGGAAGTACGTGGGCGCGACCCGCCAGCTGAAAGAGCTCGACGAGGTGCAGGCGCTGTACACCTCCTCCGGCGACCACATGCTGATGGCCGAGGTCCGCGCCGGCGACGGCGACGAGCTCGGCGACGTCATCTCCGAGAAACTGCTGGCGATCGACGGCGTCACCGCGGCGCATCCCTCCTTCCTGCAGGAACGGCTGAAGTGA
- a CDS encoding thiamine pyrophosphate-dependent enzyme, translating into MSTFSAIGEEREIDRDEYTPGVEPQPTWCPGCGDFSVLKALKQALPEVGRTPEETLLCTGIGCSGKLNSYLDTYGFHTIHGRSLPVARAAKLANPDLEVIAAGGDGDGYGIGGNHFIHTARENHDMTYIVFNNEIFGLTKGQTSPTSPKGHKSKTQPSGSAKEPIKPLSMSLNAGASYVARTAAVNPNQAKEIIIEAIEHDGFAHVDFLTQCPTWNKDARQYVPYIDVNESDDYDFDPTDRVEAAEMMRETEESLYEGKVLTGRYYVDEDRPSYGEEKQAIGEMPEEPLAERYWDDDYEWERSHDHFLDKHA; encoded by the coding sequence ATGAGCACGTTTTCAGCAATCGGAGAGGAGCGAGAGATCGACCGCGACGAGTACACCCCCGGCGTCGAGCCGCAGCCGACCTGGTGTCCGGGCTGCGGTGACTTCAGCGTCCTCAAGGCGCTCAAGCAGGCGCTCCCGGAAGTCGGGCGCACGCCCGAGGAGACCCTGCTGTGCACCGGGATCGGCTGTTCCGGCAAGCTGAACAGCTACCTCGACACGTACGGGTTCCACACGATCCACGGGCGCTCGCTGCCCGTGGCCCGCGCCGCGAAGCTCGCGAACCCCGACCTCGAAGTGATCGCCGCCGGCGGCGACGGCGACGGCTACGGGATCGGCGGGAACCACTTCATCCACACGGCCCGGGAGAACCACGACATGACGTACATCGTCTTCAACAACGAGATCTTCGGGCTCACGAAGGGCCAGACGTCGCCCACCAGCCCGAAGGGCCACAAGTCGAAGACGCAGCCGTCCGGCAGCGCCAAGGAGCCGATCAAGCCGCTCTCGATGTCGCTGAACGCCGGCGCCTCCTACGTCGCCCGCACGGCCGCGGTCAACCCCAACCAGGCGAAGGAGATCATCATCGAGGCGATCGAGCACGACGGCTTCGCGCACGTCGACTTCCTCACCCAGTGCCCGACCTGGAACAAGGACGCGCGCCAGTACGTCCCGTACATCGACGTCAACGAGTCCGACGACTACGACTTCGACCCGACGGACCGCGTCGAGGCCGCGGAGATGATGCGTGAGACCGAGGAGTCGCTGTACGAGGGGAAGGTCCTCACCGGCCGCTACTACGTCGACGAGGACCGCCCGTCCTACGGCGAGGAGAAGCAGGCCATCGGCGAGATGCCCGAGGAGCCCCTGGCGGAGCGCTACTGGGACGACGACTACGAGTGGGAGCGCTCGCACGACCACTTCCTCGACAAGCACGCCTGA